One stretch of Hemibagrus wyckioides isolate EC202008001 linkage group LG01, SWU_Hwy_1.0, whole genome shotgun sequence DNA includes these proteins:
- the irgq1 gene encoding T-cell-specific guanine nucleotide triphosphate-binding protein 2, translating into MENVGVPQKIPEEYINKITEAVQSTNPENIPQQFMTFLKVYDQFKLDVAVTGDSGSGKSTLINALLGLDHDAKGAAPTGVVETTMEPGMYRYPNCPHVKLWDLPGMGTPSFKSKSYVETINFNLYDMFFVVISERFRENNMLVIEEIHKQKKPFYVIRTKVDNDLRAQSRKYNFTEAGALSVMRDECLKYVEEKNLHPHIFLVSAHYTQNYDMQKLKDTFKKEAPELKREVFPIFLANLFSRDWRKRRTIMQQALESGKINENDVPGLRTFCKSFDVANGTEKLKIVLEALDNFQLDVAVLGETGSGVSTLLNGLMRQQNGAFCSVHSKTPAASPYYPNVRFWAMSGIENIMVNSLEEMKEILDPFDFYVLIVTEWKKAHHIDLARLIQKLQKKYHFVQTKIDSYLKAQGDLCCPETEILDGLRAQCAEELQRAKVDNSQLFLINSLDRKAFDFVSLESVLGSDLDTIRISAFTYYVDRIVKDKKQSQSSCQIL; encoded by the exons TGTGCCACAAAAGATCCCAGAGGAGTACATCAACAAAATCACAGAGGCAGTCCAGTCTACAAACCCAGAGAATATCCCTCAACAGTTTATGACTTTTCTGAAAGTGTATGATCAGTTCAAGTTGGATGTTGCTGTGACAGGAGATTCTGGCTCAGGAAAATCTACACTCATTAATGCTCTCCTTGGACTGGATCATGATGCTAAAGGTGCTGCACCAACAGGAGTTGTAGAGACCACAATGGAACCTGGAATGTATCGATATCCAAACTGTCCTCATGTGAAACTGTGGGACCTTCCAGGAATGGGCACACCCTCTTTTAAATCAAAGAGTTATGTAGAGACAATAAACTTTAATCTCTATGACATGTTTTTTGTAGTGATATCTGAACGATTTCGAGAAAACAACATGCTTGTGATTGaagaaatacataaacaaaagaAGCCTTTTTATGTTATTAGAACAAAAGTAGACAATGACTTGCGTGCACAGAGTAGGAAATATAACTTCACTGAAGCTGGTGCTTTATCTGTCATGAGAGATGAATGTTTAAAATATGTAGAAGAGAAAAACCTGCACCCCCATATCTTCTTAGTGTCAGCACATTATACACAGAACTATGACATGCAGAAGCTTAAGGACACCTTTAAGAAAGAGGCTCCAGAACTCAAAAGAGAAGTTTTTCCCATTTTCCTGGCAAATTTGTTCAGTAGAGATTGGAGGAAACGAAG GACTATCATGCAGCAGGCTCTGGAGAGTGGGAAAATCAATGAAAATGATGTACCAGGCCTAAGAACCTTCTGCAAAAGTTTTGACGTTGCAAATGGAACTGAAAAACTGAAGATTGTATTGGAGGCTCTAGACAACTTTCAGCTTGATGTGGCTGTTTTAGGAGAGACAGGATCTGGGGTATCTACACTTCTGAATGGCCTAATGAGACAGCAGAACGGTGCCTTTTGTTCAGTGCATTCCAAAACACCAGCAGCAAGTCCTTATTACCCAAATGTCAGATTTTGGGCTATGTCAGGAATAGAGAACATTATGGTGAATTCCTTGGAGGAGATGAAAGAAATCTTGGATCCTTTTGATTTCTATGTGCTTATTGTGACTGAGTGGAAGAAGGCACACCACATAGACCTTGCAAGACTTATTCAAAAGTTACAGAAGAAGTATCATTTTGTCCAAACAAAGATCGACAGCTATTTGAAGGCCCAAGGAGATTTGTGTTGTCCTGAGACTGAGATTCTGGATGGGCTTCGAGCACAGTGTGCTGAGGAGCTTCAGAGGGCAAAAGTTGACAATTCACAACTGTTTCTCATAAACAGTTTAGATAGAAAGGCCTTCGACTTTGTTAGTCTGGAGAGTGTATTGGGCAGTGACCTTGACACTATAAGGATAAGTGCTTTCACATATTATGTTGATAGAATTGTGAAAGACAAAAAGCAATCACAGAGCTCTTGTCAGATATTGTAG